GGGACCACCGCGGGGCCGCCCACCCACTCCACGAAGTCGCGGGCGCGCGCGGCGTTGCGCGAGCCCCGCACCACGGCGACCGCGTCCACCAGGAGCGGGGTGCCGCTGGTGGGGAGCACGTAGTCGATCGGGTAGGTGCCCTTGGCCTTGAGGGCGTCGATGTCGGGCTGGTCCCAGAGCGTCACCACGCCTTCCTGGCGGGCGAGCTTCTGGTAGAGGATGGTGGGGTTCAGCACGTACTCGCGCGTCTGCCCGTCCAGGCGCCGCAGCCACTGGAAGCCCTGCGCGGTGTCGCCGCCGGCGCGGATGCCGCGGTAGACGATCATCCCGAAGATGGTGCGCATGGTGCCGCTGGCCATGGGGTCGCGGATCACCACGCGGTCCTTCCACTTCGGGTCCAGCACGTCGTCCCAGTCCTTCGGCGCCTCGGCGGCGGGGACGGCCGCCGTGTTGAAGGCGATCACCTCGGGCGTCAGGTACGTGCCGTGCCAGTAGCCCTCGGGGTCGCGCGCGTCGGCCGGGAGCCGGGCGGCCCAGCTGGGGACGAAGCGCTCCAGGAGCGAGTCGCGCGCGGCGTCCTCGAAGGTGGGCGCGGGTGCGCCCCACCACACGTCGGCCTGCGGGTTCGCGCGCTCCGAGCGCAGGCGGTCGAGCACCTCCTGCGATCCCATGTCGACCGTCTGCACGTCGACGCCGGGGTGGAGCTGCTCGTAGCGCGCCTCGAACGCCTGCAGCATCTCGCGCCCGTGCGGCGAGTACACCGTCAGCACCTCGCGCCCGTCGCCGCCCCCGCACGCGGCGAGGACGAGCGCGCCCAGCGCGAGGGCGATCCGAACTCCAGCTATCTTCCGCATCCTGTCTCGACGTTCCTGGCTTCTGGTTGCGCGGCCGCGCGTGGCCCTCACCCGGCGCCGCTACCGCGTCGCCACCCTCTCCCAACTTCGGGAGAGGGTACTTCGCGGTTCGGTGCGAACCTGGCCCACAGTGAGCTCACCCGCCCCTGCGCCGCCTCCGCCGGTTCAGCGCCATGCGGTGCACGGCGACGACCGCGACGATCAGCAGCACGGAGCCGAACGCGACGATGATGTCCTGATACCGACCCATGACTAGAACACCAAGGACTGAGCACTAAGGACTTGCAGTTCCTGGGCACTGGGCACTCGGCCCTGGGCACTGCCGTTCCTACGCCGCCGTGAGCAGGATCGGCCGCCCGCGCGTGATGACGAGCGTGTGCTCGTGGTGCGCGGAGAGGTCGCCGCCCTTGGTGCGGATCGTCCAGCCGTCGCGGTCTTCGTACGAGGCGGTGGAGCGCTCGGCCACCAGCGGCTCCACGGTGATCACCATCCCCTCGGTGAGCGGCGTGCGCAGGGTGCGGTCGTACCAGTTGGGCACCGTGGGCGCCTCGTGGATGGTGCGGCCGATGCCGTGGCCGCTCAGGTCGCGCAGCACCGCGAAGCCGCGCCGCGCGACCTCGCCCTCCACCGCCCGGCCGATGTCGCACACGCGGTTGCCGGCGCGCGCCACCTCCATCGCCCGCTCGAAGGCGGCGCGGGCGGCGGCTACCAGGCGGCGGCGCTCCTCGGGCGCGGGGCCCACGGCCACGGTGACCGCCGCGTCGGCCATGTAGCCGCCCTTCTCGGCGGTGACGTCCAGCTTCACCAGGTCGCCCGCGGCGAGCCTGCGGGGGCCGGGGATGCCGTGCACCGCCTCGTCGTTGACGCTCACCAGGATGTCGGCGGGGAAGCCATACACCAGCTTCGGCGCCGAGCGCGCGCCGTGCTCCTTCAGCACCGCCGCGCCGATCCGGTCCAGCTCGGCGGTGGTGACGCCCGGCCGCACCGCCTTCTGCATCCGCTCCAGCGCCATCCGCACGATGCGGCCGACGCGCTTCAGGGCGTCCAGCTCCCCCTCGTTCTCAATCGACACGTTTCGCCCTCCCGAAGTGGGCCGGGGCTCGCTGGCGTGCAGCCTTCAAATATATGCTGTATGCGCGGCGAGCCAGGGTCATTTTCGCTCCTGCACCAGCAGTGGTGGGACGAGTTCTTGTGGTAAGTCTTCCAATCCCAGATGGCGCCGGAATTCCTTCGCGAAGTCCAACCCGACCGTTCGCGCGAAATGCTCCGCCTTCACCATGGCAGGGATATCCAGATTGGCCGAATCATCTGCCGGAAATGGTGCAAGGAGGCTCGAGTTCGCGCTGAAGAGCAGCTCCACGGCCTGGATCGACTTCGGCGTCGCGTACAAGTAGGCAAGGCTCAGGACGGGGTTTATCTCTTTGATACACCGTGCAAGCTCCTCTGCCAGCTCCCCGTGCGGTGCGGGAGGCTCGATTCGCTGGGCCGCCTCGACCAGCGATCTCATCGTCTCCGCGTACTGAACCACGACGCGCATGGCCTGGCTCGTACCACTCCCGCCGCCCGTCAAACGCCTTCTCTCTCGCGTACCGGCGCAGACCCAAACGGATGGTCAGATACGCCGCAATTCCGGCAGCGATCGAGGGCGCCAACACAGAAACCAGTGGCTGCAGGTAATTCACATGCGCACCCGGTGCGGATTGCCCCCAGCGCCGACATTGAATCTCCCTATCCTGTCGAGTCCCCGCGCAGCGGCGGCAGGTCGGCGCACGAGCGGGAGCTGTCCGTCTGCAGCAGCGTCCGGATGCGCCCCTCGCGGTCCACCCGCACGGTGGTCCCGCCGCCGGGCGCCGGCGTGGCCGCGGCCGGCGAGGTGCGCACGCAGTAGACGTCGCCCTGGCGCACCACCTCCACCACCCGCGGCTCGGGACGGCCCACCTGGGTGGCCGCCTTCAGCGCGACGCACACCGCCCGCGTGCTGTCGGTGGCGGGCGACGAGCACTCCGCCCCCGGTTCCACGCGGCCCACGGCGAACGGCCGCTCCGCGCGGGCCGGCGGGGGAGGCTCGTCCCGCCCGCACGCGGCGAGCGGGAGAAGCAGGACGGTCAGCGCGGATACGCCGCGGACCGCCCTCAATCCTCCCCCAGCGCCAGCAGGTTGGCGAAGAGGCGCCAGGCGCCGGGGACGCCCTCGGGGAGCTGGCGGAAGAAGGCCAGGCCCGTGTAGACGTACGTCCCCTCGCCGTACTTCGCGATCAGCAGCCCGCCCCGGAGCGGCGCCTCGCCGGGGTCGCCCGTCTCCAGCAGCGGCGTGTAGGCCGGGTCCCAGGTGTCGGCGAAGTACAGCCCGCGCTCCTGCACCCACCCCGCGAAGTCGGCGTCGGTGATCCGGTTCGGCTTCGTGAACACCGGGTGCGACGGGTCGAGGAGCCGCACCGGCGCGTTCTCGTCGGTCACCCGGCCGTGCGGGCGCGCCATGGTGAGCGGGAAGGGGGTGAAGCGCCCCTCCACCAGCTCGTACTTGTTGTACTGGACGATGAGCGTCCCCCCGCGGCGGACGTACTCCAGCAGCCGCGCGTTGTGGGCGGCCAGGTCCGGGCGCACCTCGTAGGCGCGGCTGCCGGCCACGATCACGTCGTACTTCGACAGGTCCGCCGCGGCCAGCTCCTCCGCGCCCAGCAGGTCGGGGACGATGCCGAGCTGCGCCAGGATCCCCGGCCCCTCCTCGCCCGCGCCCTCGATGTACGCCACCTCCAGCCCGTCCGGCACCCGCACGTCGAAGGCGCGCACCCGGGAGCGGGCCTCGTGGTAGAGCGGCCGGGCGCGCACGTGCGGGTAGTCGACCACCTCCACGCCCCGCGCGAAGCGCCGCCCGTCCTCCGCCACGAACTCGGCCGACACCGGGTACTCGCCCGCCGCCGCCCCCTCCGGCGGGTGCACGGCGATGTCGACCTCGCGCCGCTCCCCCTCGCCCAGCCGGAGCGCGGGCGCGGCCGGCTCGGCGCGCCACCCGGCGGGGAGGGAGACCCTGAGCGTCCCCGCGATCCCGCCCGGCGCCTCGGCCGCCAGCCGCACCCGGTAGCGCAGCGGCCGCTCCGTGCGCGCCGGGAGGATGGTGGTGGGGGGGTCCAGCCGGACCGAGACGGCGGGGACCACCAGCACCGGGCGCCGCAGCTCGCCCTGGCGCAGGTCCACCTCGCGGAAGGTGGCCTCGGCCTGCAGCGGGAGCGGCGCGCCCTCCACCCGCACCCGCGCCGCCGCGCGCACCGGCGCCGGCTCGAAGGGGAGCGAGAGCACGCCCGCGGCGTCCGCCGGCCAGCGGTAGAGGTCGCCCTCGCGCGAGGCGCGCAGGAAGTACGGCTCGGTGGGCCGCGCGTCCGCCGGCACCCGCACCCGGAAGCGGCGCGTGGCCAGCGCGCCCGGCGCCACGCTCGCGGGGAGCGGGTCGAGGGCCGCGGCCGTCCACCCCGCCGGGAGTTCGGGCGCCAGCGAGTCGACCGTCACGGGGCGCGCGCCGCCGTTCCAGAGCGACACCTCCAGCGCCACCTCCTGCCCGGGGACCACCCGCGCGTCGTTCGACACCGCGTCGAGCACGAGCCCCGCGGCCAGCGCCAGCGCCTCGCGCGCGTCGCGCAGCTCGCCGGCGTGGCGGTCGGCGTGGACGGCGAGCGAGTCCGGGTCGACGCGGCCGCCCGGCGCCGCGGGGGTCTCCAGCGCCCCCACGAGGCGGGCCAGCGGCGGCACCAGGCCGTCGGGACGGAGCGGGTTCGCCACCCGGCCGAGCTCCTCCAGCGCGGCGCGGTAGCGCTGGGCGACCCGCTCGAGCGGGGTGAGGCCGCGGGGCAGGGCGGCCGGCAGCGGGACCGTGAGCGTGGTGTCGACCCCCGCCCAGATCGAGGGCTCCTCGCCCGCCGGCGCGGGGACGACGCGGCGCAGGTACCCCCAGCGCGGGCCGGCCGGCTCGGGGCGCCCCATGTCCTGCGAGCGGTGGCGCGAGCGGCTGGCCATGGCTAGCTGGAACGGCGAGCGCCCGAAGAGCGGGTCCAGGTTCCCCAGCGCCAGCCGCACCGTGGCCCCCTCCGCGTTGGTCCGCAGCGACTGGTAGAGCTTCGCCGGCCGGTACGGCCGGAGCCCCGCGGCGACCTGCTCCGGGAAGCGGGCCGGGTCTCCCGCCGCCTGGAACGCCTCGCGGGCGATGATGGCCGAGACCTGGTGGTGCCCGTGCCCGTCGCGCGGCGTGCCGCTGAAGACCGTGACCACCAGGTCCGGCCGGTAGGCGCGGATCACCCGCACCACGTCGCGCAGCAGCTCCTCGCGCGGCCAGTGCGCCAGCGTCTCCTCCGCGCTCTTGGAGAAGCCGAAGTCGTACGCCCGGGTGAAGAACTGGCGCGCGCCGTCCACCCGGCGCGCCGCCAGCAGCTCCTCCGTGCGCAGGAGCCCCAGCGCCTCGTGCAGCTCCGGGCCGATCCCGTTCTGCCCCCCCTCGCCGCGGGTGAGCGACAGGTAGGCCACGTCGGCGCCCTCCTCCAGCGCCAGCGCGGCCAGGAGCTGGGTGTCCTCGTCGTCGGGGTGGGCGCCCACCATCAGCACCCGCTTGGTGACGCCCAGCCGGCGCAGCGCCAGCCCCAGCGCCGCCGCGCCGCGGTACCCGCCCGCCCCGTCCTGGGCGGGGAGGGGCGCGGGGGCGGCGGGGAGCGCGAGGAGCGCCAGCAGCGCGAGGGCGCGGATTCGCTTCGGATACATGCGGCTAAGCTTAGGCGGGAGGCGGGGGCGCAACAAGGGCGGGGGGGGCGAGAGTGCGAGAGTGCGAGAGTGCGAGAGTGCGAGGCGCTCGTTTGGGGTGCGGTTGCGCACTTCCGCACCGACGCACTCACGCACTGCGGTTCAGATCGGTCTTGGCAAAACGGGCGGATTCGCGTAAGTTGTTTCCCGTCCTTCCGTTCCACCCCCCCGGACGTACCCCTCCCTCCCGAGGCGTCGCCATGTCTCCCGCGTCCCCCCAGAGCGCCTGTCTGCGCGA
This genomic interval from Longimicrobium sp. contains the following:
- the map gene encoding type I methionyl aminopeptidase gives rise to the protein MSIENEGELDALKRVGRIVRMALERMQKAVRPGVTTAELDRIGAAVLKEHGARSAPKLVYGFPADILVSVNDEAVHGIPGPRRLAAGDLVKLDVTAEKGGYMADAAVTVAVGPAPEERRRLVAAARAAFERAMEVARAGNRVCDIGRAVEGEVARRGFAVLRDLSGHGIGRTIHEAPTVPNWYDRTLRTPLTEGMVITVEPLVAERSTASYEDRDGWTIRTKGGDLSAHHEHTLVITRGRPILLTAA
- a CDS encoding extracellular solute-binding protein; the encoded protein is MRKIAGVRIALALGALVLAACGGGDGREVLTVYSPHGREMLQAFEARYEQLHPGVDVQTVDMGSQEVLDRLRSERANPQADVWWGAPAPTFEDAARDSLLERFVPSWAARLPADARDPEGYWHGTYLTPEVIAFNTAAVPAAEAPKDWDDVLDPKWKDRVVIRDPMASGTMRTIFGMIVYRGIRAGGDTAQGFQWLRRLDGQTREYVLNPTILYQKLARQEGVVTLWDQPDIDALKAKGTYPIDYVLPTSGTPLLVDAVAVVRGSRNAARARDFVEWVGGPAVVPAAREFFRIPARTDVPDDSLPAGLRAVRRQIRPEPMDWNLLQQKTPEWMRWWDEHVRGKG
- a CDS encoding PIG-L family deacetylase; protein product: MYPKRIRALALLALLALPAAPAPLPAQDGAGGYRGAAALGLALRRLGVTKRVLMVGAHPDDEDTQLLAALALEEGADVAYLSLTRGEGGQNGIGPELHEALGLLRTEELLAARRVDGARQFFTRAYDFGFSKSAEETLAHWPREELLRDVVRVIRAYRPDLVVTVFSGTPRDGHGHHQVSAIIAREAFQAAGDPARFPEQVAAGLRPYRPAKLYQSLRTNAEGATVRLALGNLDPLFGRSPFQLAMASRSRHRSQDMGRPEPAGPRWGYLRRVVPAPAGEEPSIWAGVDTTLTVPLPAALPRGLTPLERVAQRYRAALEELGRVANPLRPDGLVPPLARLVGALETPAAPGGRVDPDSLAVHADRHAGELRDAREALALAAGLVLDAVSNDARVVPGQEVALEVSLWNGGARPVTVDSLAPELPAGWTAAALDPLPASVAPGALATRRFRVRVPADARPTEPYFLRASREGDLYRWPADAAGVLSLPFEPAPVRAAARVRVEGAPLPLQAEATFREVDLRQGELRRPVLVVPAVSVRLDPPTTILPARTERPLRYRVRLAAEAPGGIAGTLRVSLPAGWRAEPAAPALRLGEGERREVDIAVHPPEGAAAGEYPVSAEFVAEDGRRFARGVEVVDYPHVRARPLYHEARSRVRAFDVRVPDGLEVAYIEGAGEEGPGILAQLGIVPDLLGAEELAAADLSKYDVIVAGSRAYEVRPDLAAHNARLLEYVRRGGTLIVQYNKYELVEGRFTPFPLTMARPHGRVTDENAPVRLLDPSHPVFTKPNRITDADFAGWVQERGLYFADTWDPAYTPLLETGDPGEAPLRGGLLIAKYGEGTYVYTGLAFFRQLPEGVPGAWRLFANLLALGED